CGCCCAGCCGCCAGCGCTCACCGGAGGCGCAACGCTGCTGTTGGCCGGTGGCGGTGATGGCGATAACCTCGCCCTGCTCCACCCAGAGGGTGGCGAAATCGCCCTGGTGGTCCCGTAACAGAAACCGGGCCTGCCCGGCCTCGCAGTGACCGAAACGATGTTCCACCCGCAGGGGGCGGGGCAGGGCATAGCCGGAGTCCGCTCCGCTTTCCACCCACATTTCGCCGTGATTCAGCACCAGGCGCCGCTCGCTGTCGCTGTAGCGCACATCCAGGGACGAGCGGGTATTGAGCTGGATGTGGGTGCCGTCGTCCAGAGTCAGGCGCTGCTGTTCACCGGCCCCGGTGCGGTAGTCGGCGTGTAGCGGAGAGTGCTTGTAGGCAAGCCAGCCGCCGGGCACGCCGACCAACAGCGCAAGCAAACTCTTCAGTGCGCGGCGCCGATGCAGATCGGCACCGGCGTTGTTCAGTACCGGCAACGCCATGTCCTTGTCCGGCAGGGTATCCAGCAGTGAACGGAATTCGCCACGCAGATCGCACAGACGTTCCCAGGCCAGAGCATGGTCGGGATGGCGTTCGCACCAGTCGCGGATGCTCCGCCGCAGGGCCTGGCGATCATCGGTGCCATCCAGGCGCAATTGCCATTGGATGGCGGTGTGCACCACCGATTCCGGCAGGGTCCGGTCGTGGGGCATGGTCAGGCGCCGCCCTGTTCGAAGCGCAGCCGGTAGCAATGCATCAGGGCTTCGGCCACATAACGCTCGGCGGTGCGGGTGGAGACGCCCAGTTGCTCCG
This sequence is a window from Alloalcanivorax dieselolei B5. Protein-coding genes within it:
- a CDS encoding FecR domain-containing protein — its product is MPHDRTLPESVVHTAIQWQLRLDGTDDRQALRRSIRDWCERHPDHALAWERLCDLRGEFRSLLDTLPDKDMALPVLNNAGADLHRRRALKSLLALLVGVPGGWLAYKHSPLHADYRTGAGEQQRLTLDDGTHIQLNTRSSLDVRYSDSERRLVLNHGEMWVESGADSGYALPRPLRVEHRFGHCEAGQARFLLRDHQGDFATLWVEQGEVIAITATGQQQRCASGERWRLGDFAITPLATPTQPPTAWTRGMLVVDNMRLEAFVAELARYRSGHTGCDPAVADLRLSGVFQLDHPDALMDDLGRLLPVEVVWRTPWWVRVVARA